In the genome of Segatella copri, one region contains:
- a CDS encoding smalltalk protein, with protein MKRETIKKVINFTITVLTAILSAFCVQSCKGL; from the coding sequence ATGAAGAGAGAGACTATTAAGAAAGTGATTAATTTCACCATCACGGTATTGACTGCCATCCTCAGCGCCTTCTGTGTACAGAGTTGCAAGGGCTTGTAA
- a CDS encoding N-acetylmuramoyl-L-alanine amidase yields the protein MKCKRTINLIVVHCSATRVNQNFSIEDLEACHKARGFAEIGYHYYITKDGTLYPGRHEDKVGAHARHYNQHSIGICYEGGLDKNGHPADTRTEAQKITLEELLYSLAQDYPDATILGHRDLPGVKKECPCFDTKAWLKEIDFHL from the coding sequence ATGAAATGTAAAAGAACTATCAATTTGATTGTAGTGCACTGCAGCGCTACCCGTGTGAACCAGAACTTCAGCATTGAGGATCTGGAGGCGTGCCACAAGGCTCGTGGCTTCGCAGAGATTGGTTACCACTATTACATCACCAAGGACGGCACCCTGTATCCTGGCCGTCATGAGGACAAGGTGGGTGCGCATGCCCGTCACTACAACCAGCATAGCATAGGTATCTGCTACGAGGGTGGCTTGGATAAGAATGGTCATCCTGCGGATACGCGCACCGAGGCGCAGAAGATTACGCTGGAGGAGCTGCTGTATTCTCTGGCTCAGGATTATCCTGATGCCACCATCCTGGGCCACCGCGATTTGCCTGGTGTCAAGAAGGAGTGTCCTTGCTTTGATACCAAGGCATGGCTCAAGGAAATAGATTTTCATCTGTAG
- a CDS encoding DNA-binding protein encodes MIQVVLKQNKNKKMPNAYGLYYAYPVVNETYDLDKLAEHMSSHNTPFSKGAIKGMLTDAVNCIRELNLQGIAVKINDLAIFSLGIKNKMGAKSIAEWSAAKNIAGVKSRARATGNLISASLNLDATIKRVDKGVTVTGGGSNGGGSNPSGGSSTGDNTSGGTDKGNTGTTGGNSGTTGGDSTDVTI; translated from the coding sequence ATGATTCAGGTAGTATTGAAACAGAACAAGAACAAGAAGATGCCGAATGCGTATGGTTTGTACTACGCATATCCAGTGGTTAACGAGACTTATGATCTCGACAAGTTGGCAGAGCACATGTCGTCACACAACACCCCCTTCTCAAAAGGTGCCATCAAGGGTATGCTTACCGATGCCGTGAACTGCATCAGAGAGTTGAATTTGCAGGGCATTGCGGTGAAGATCAACGACCTGGCGATCTTCAGCTTGGGCATCAAGAACAAGATGGGTGCCAAGAGCATTGCCGAGTGGTCGGCAGCCAAGAACATTGCCGGAGTGAAGTCGAGAGCCCGCGCCACGGGTAACTTGATTTCTGCCAGTCTGAACCTCGATGCCACTATCAAGAGAGTGGATAAGGGAGTGACTGTTACTGGTGGCGGTTCGAACGGCGGAGGCAGCAATCCATCGGGAGGTTCCTCAACGGGTGACAACACTTCAGGAGGCACTGACAAGGGTAATACTGGCACCACTGGCGGCAATTCAGGCACCACTGGCGGTGATTCTACAGACGTAACAATCTAA
- a CDS encoding DUF4248 domain-containing protein: MPNQNSKRAIARLYFPDAKPRSAEKHLMIWIKQCKGLMELLQAEGYKSCNKLFTPRQKELIFEYLGDP, from the coding sequence ATGCCAAATCAAAATAGCAAGAGAGCCATCGCTCGTCTCTACTTTCCTGATGCCAAACCAAGGAGTGCCGAAAAGCACTTGATGATTTGGATCAAGCAATGCAAGGGACTCATGGAACTGCTTCAGGCAGAAGGTTACAAGAGTTGCAACAAGTTGTTTACTCCGAGGCAAAAGGAGTTGATTTTTGAATATTTGGGGGATCCGTAA
- a CDS encoding VapE domain-containing protein, with amino-acid sequence MNKKTNDAVMPSLFASLKSTESMPLASREALEQLITKDSLVSSLTMAYRKRMAISKSYADELKPLGPAISASLQYDGRGRSLDNVKAETRMIALDYDIHDASAEQIESMFKAACQSAYALAVYHTISGQGIRIIVGYDRAENCDLTIVELFNAMIKKAISFYNTLLNWEADQQATDIGRLCGLAHDPAAYFNWEAIPLKLTPSELKVTQERIKNEKKKNKGGRPKSSKTRKKKGGYTPTIEEAAPHIKVMIESWGKRFEEHQHNEYVTSFAYCCLKYGIEEEKALQYATSEFSQQYADTASVVRSVYKNHGELAGKWHFYAKGEDYPVQATLKLIRQWLDQNYEFVHNMVTGKYQVVSRMVKDAKYLKYTDVSDDILHSIWMEMDLKGIHTSVQKLGDIVTSDYSQPFNPLDHYLRSLPKWDGKTDYIREFAMRITVEDRPEYCHTQEEFVEYFRKWFVSMVVAWVNPHFVNQSMLILVGKGGIYKTTILGALLPPCLKTYYLNDSTSNYLDKDAMEAQATKASVNLDEFEAIFGRNLSAFKSNMTKEVFSFRRPYDKYRSELEHRASLCGTSNQQHIITDVENRRFSPWIVTKIVSPREKAINYEGLYSQALALGQSVSKGTREDGWVYWQTFEDVEKMRKHNRLFMVSNFAEEQILRFFRIPDESTEPRFIKSVTTAEIMEKICTNPALRQNMSNQSIGSIMARLGFKSEHRRTGNFWLVVEKSGAEVAQYSNYNPNYPNP; translated from the coding sequence ATGAACAAAAAAACAAATGACGCCGTGATGCCGTCATTATTCGCATCACTCAAGAGCACCGAGAGCATGCCTCTCGCCAGTAGAGAAGCCTTGGAGCAACTTATCACAAAAGACTCCCTGGTAAGTTCATTGACCATGGCCTATCGCAAGAGAATGGCCATCAGCAAGAGCTATGCAGATGAGCTCAAGCCTCTAGGCCCTGCCATCTCTGCCTCACTGCAGTATGACGGCAGAGGAAGAAGCCTCGACAACGTGAAGGCTGAGACCCGAATGATTGCCCTGGACTACGACATCCATGATGCCTCGGCTGAGCAGATTGAGAGCATGTTCAAGGCGGCATGCCAGTCGGCCTATGCCCTAGCCGTCTATCACACCATCAGCGGACAGGGTATCCGCATCATCGTGGGATACGACAGAGCCGAGAACTGCGACCTCACCATCGTGGAACTCTTCAACGCCATGATCAAGAAGGCCATCAGCTTCTACAACACCCTGCTCAACTGGGAGGCCGACCAGCAGGCCACCGACATCGGCAGACTCTGCGGCCTTGCCCACGACCCTGCTGCCTACTTCAACTGGGAGGCAATCCCCCTGAAGCTCACCCCCAGCGAGCTGAAAGTTACCCAGGAACGCATCAAGAACGAGAAGAAGAAAAACAAGGGCGGCAGACCTAAGAGCAGCAAGACCCGCAAGAAGAAGGGCGGCTACACCCCAACCATCGAGGAGGCAGCTCCCCACATCAAGGTGATGATTGAGAGCTGGGGCAAAAGATTCGAGGAGCATCAGCACAACGAGTATGTTACCAGCTTTGCCTACTGCTGCCTGAAATACGGCATCGAGGAGGAGAAGGCACTGCAGTATGCCACCTCCGAGTTCTCGCAGCAGTATGCCGACACGGCAAGCGTGGTGAGAAGTGTGTACAAGAACCATGGCGAACTTGCCGGCAAATGGCACTTCTACGCCAAGGGCGAGGACTATCCGGTTCAGGCTACGCTGAAGCTCATCAGACAGTGGCTCGACCAGAACTACGAGTTCGTTCACAACATGGTTACCGGCAAGTATCAGGTGGTGAGCCGCATGGTGAAGGATGCCAAGTACCTGAAGTATACCGATGTGAGCGACGACATCCTGCACTCCATCTGGATGGAGATGGACCTGAAGGGCATCCATACCAGTGTGCAGAAACTGGGGGATATCGTGACCAGCGACTACAGCCAGCCTTTCAATCCGCTGGATCACTATCTGCGCAGTCTGCCGAAGTGGGATGGCAAGACGGATTACATCAGGGAGTTTGCCATGCGAATCACGGTGGAAGACCGCCCCGAGTATTGCCACACCCAGGAGGAGTTTGTGGAATATTTCCGAAAGTGGTTCGTGTCGATGGTGGTGGCATGGGTGAATCCTCACTTCGTGAACCAGTCGATGCTGATTCTGGTGGGCAAGGGCGGCATCTACAAGACCACCATTCTGGGTGCCCTGCTCCCTCCATGCCTCAAGACTTACTATCTGAACGACAGTACCAGCAACTATCTGGACAAGGATGCCATGGAGGCTCAGGCTACCAAGGCTAGTGTGAACCTGGATGAGTTTGAGGCGATATTCGGCAGAAACCTGAGTGCCTTCAAGAGCAACATGACCAAGGAGGTTTTCTCCTTCCGTCGCCCTTACGACAAGTACCGATCTGAGCTGGAGCACCGTGCTTCGCTCTGCGGAACGAGCAACCAGCAGCACATCATCACCGATGTGGAGAACCGCCGTTTCTCGCCATGGATTGTTACCAAGATTGTGAGCCCTAGAGAGAAGGCTATCAACTACGAGGGTCTCTACTCTCAGGCTTTGGCTCTGGGTCAAAGTGTATCGAAGGGCACCCGAGAGGATGGCTGGGTATACTGGCAGACTTTCGAGGATGTGGAGAAAATGCGTAAGCACAATCGCCTCTTCATGGTTTCCAACTTTGCAGAGGAGCAGATTTTGCGTTTTTTTCGTATCCCGGATGAATCAACAGAGCCCAGGTTCATCAAGTCGGTTACCACAGCAGAGATCATGGAAAAGATCTGCACCAACCCTGCCTTGCGCCAGAACATGTCGAACCAGAGCATCGGCAGCATCATGGCGAGGCTTGGTTTCAAGAGTGAGCACCGACGTACGGGAAATTTTTGGCTCGTGGTGGAAAAGAGCGGTGCGGAAGTGGCGCAGTATTCGAACTACAATCCGAACTACCCTAACCCGTGA